From a single Gracilimonas sp. genomic region:
- a CDS encoding nitroreductase family protein, with translation MNTEEAIQKRRTLKLRANPDEPLPVTKGADFNKTIERLIELAGQAPFHYQSAESHQKKKLTGAEPWRFHVLDGDSCRHLLKSLKKDEPMKASDGIKQMLAAADALILSTWLPERPRSLSRKFHPNVKNMEHIAATGAAIQNLLLAATAKGITNYWSSGGCLRKPKVMEFLGIPKQEILLGAVFLFPDEYPDSVQTKPGKNTDARGNLTDYMEWVKL, from the coding sequence ATGAATACGGAAGAAGCCATACAAAAACGCCGGACCCTGAAATTGAGGGCAAATCCGGATGAACCTTTGCCGGTTACTAAAGGAGCAGATTTTAACAAAACCATCGAGCGGCTGATTGAGCTTGCCGGGCAGGCACCCTTTCATTATCAAAGTGCGGAAAGTCATCAAAAAAAGAAGCTGACCGGCGCGGAACCGTGGCGGTTTCACGTATTGGATGGGGATAGTTGTCGTCATTTACTGAAAAGCCTGAAGAAGGACGAGCCCATGAAAGCCAGCGATGGCATTAAGCAAATGCTAGCCGCAGCCGATGCATTGATCTTATCTACCTGGCTGCCCGAGCGGCCAAGATCTTTGTCCAGAAAATTTCATCCTAACGTGAAAAACATGGAACACATTGCAGCCACCGGAGCGGCCATTCAAAACCTGCTTCTGGCAGCCACGGCAAAAGGCATTACCAACTACTGGTCGTCTGGAGGATGCTTGCGAAAACCTAAAGTGATGGAGTTTTTAGGAATTCCCAAGCAGGAAATTTTGCTGGGTGCCGTCTTTTTATTCCCGGACGAATACCCCGATTCCGTTCAAACCA
- a CDS encoding glycerol-3-phosphate dehydrogenase/oxidase: MKRAAFLKEIKNYNDFWDIVVIGGGATGLGCAVDAASRGYKTLLLEMHDFAKGTSSRSTKLVHGGVRYLQQGDVSLVIEALHERGLLIQNAPHLVNHQSFIVPSYEWWNGPFYGVGLKVYDALAGKLGIKKSENLSKEKTLEKIPTLEPKDLRGGVMYYDGQFDDSRLSINLAQTIADEGGYPLNYMKVTGLKKNGKGFIEGLQARDMLNGEDHEINARVVINATGIFTDHIVKMDEQNHENIIQCAQGIHLVLDKDFLPGESAIMVPHTDDGRVLFAVPWHNKVIVGTTDTPIKKPTLEPVALEEEIEFILRHAAQYLTKNPSRKDVKSVFAGLRPLVKPPDVKKTSEISRSHHLQVSESGLVTIAGGKWTTYRKMAEDTIDRAALVAGLEVKECPTKDLRIHGWLKNVDRKDHLFVYGSDKVALQKLIDENEELGEQLHPDLPYIKAEVIWAVRNELAQTIEDVLSRRTRALLLDAKASVEMAPEVGRLLAQEFGKDESWVEQEVKEYKQVAKNYILE, encoded by the coding sequence ATGAAAAGAGCAGCATTTCTTAAGGAGATAAAGAACTACAACGACTTTTGGGATATAGTGGTGATCGGTGGCGGGGCTACCGGTTTGGGGTGTGCCGTTGATGCCGCTTCCCGCGGTTATAAAACGCTGCTTCTTGAAATGCATGATTTTGCTAAAGGTACATCCAGTCGTAGTACCAAGCTGGTACATGGCGGCGTGCGGTATTTGCAGCAGGGAGATGTTTCGCTGGTAATTGAAGCCCTGCACGAGCGCGGACTGCTTATTCAGAATGCCCCGCACCTGGTTAACCATCAGTCCTTTATAGTGCCCAGTTATGAATGGTGGAACGGTCCGTTTTATGGGGTTGGGTTGAAAGTATATGATGCGCTGGCCGGAAAGCTTGGGATCAAGAAATCTGAAAACCTCTCCAAAGAAAAAACCCTGGAAAAAATCCCCACGCTGGAGCCCAAAGATCTGCGCGGTGGGGTAATGTATTATGACGGCCAGTTTGATGACTCCCGCCTTTCCATAAATCTCGCCCAAACGATTGCTGATGAAGGAGGCTATCCGCTGAACTACATGAAAGTGACGGGGCTTAAAAAAAATGGAAAGGGTTTTATAGAAGGACTCCAAGCCCGGGATATGCTGAACGGGGAAGATCATGAAATTAATGCCCGGGTGGTGATCAATGCTACGGGCATTTTCACCGATCATATTGTGAAAATGGATGAGCAGAACCATGAGAACATAATCCAGTGTGCCCAGGGAATTCATCTGGTGCTGGATAAAGATTTTCTGCCGGGCGAGTCGGCCATTATGGTTCCCCATACCGATGACGGTCGGGTTTTGTTTGCCGTTCCGTGGCACAATAAGGTGATTGTGGGTACTACTGACACCCCAATTAAAAAACCCACGCTGGAACCAGTGGCACTCGAAGAGGAAATTGAATTTATATTACGGCATGCTGCCCAGTATCTCACCAAAAACCCATCCCGTAAAGATGTGAAAAGTGTGTTTGCAGGTTTACGCCCCCTGGTAAAACCTCCGGATGTTAAAAAGACCTCTGAAATATCCAGAAGTCATCACCTGCAGGTATCTGAATCGGGGCTGGTAACCATAGCCGGTGGAAAATGGACGACGTACCGCAAGATGGCGGAGGACACTATCGACCGGGCAGCGTTGGTAGCTGGTTTAGAGGTAAAAGAATGCCCGACCAAAGACCTTCGGATTCACGGCTGGCTGAAGAATGTGGACCGTAAGGATCACCTGTTTGTATATGGATCGGATAAGGTAGCCCTGCAAAAACTGATTGACGAAAATGAAGAACTGGGTGAACAACTTCACCCCGATCTCCCCTACATAAAAGCAGAGGTGATTTGGGCGGTGCGTAATGAGCTGGCTCAAACCATCGAAGATGTACTTTCACGACGGACAAGAGCTCTGCTGCTGGATGCCAAAGCCAGTGTGGAAATGGCCCCTGAAGTAGGCCGGCTGTTGGCGCAGGAATTCGGCAAAGATGAAAGCTGGGTGGAACAGGAAGTGAAGGAATACAAGCAGGTGGCGAAAAATTATATCCTGGAATGA
- a CDS encoding patatin-like phospholipase family protein, with amino-acid sequence MKKKVHLVLGSGGARGIAHIAVIEELEKQGYEIIEVIGCSMGAVVGGIYAAGQLPEYKKWLTSLSRRDVFELLDFTFTKQGFIKGEKLFAKHLEVTGKFSIEDFEIPFTAVATDMKNNEEVHFKSGDLYKALRASVSIPGFFVPVVDNGRVLVDGGVLNPLPINLVEKRDDAIIVAVNLNGRYNPAYDRKPGPDRIQEVQQWFENLLPDAVREKRKKKQKTEQEEESFSLIELMDSTFSFTQDRLTELMIDIHKPDKLIEIPRNASGMFDFDHAKEILEVGRESYNKVMNE; translated from the coding sequence ATGAAGAAGAAAGTCCATTTAGTTTTAGGAAGTGGCGGTGCACGCGGGATTGCTCATATTGCCGTTATCGAGGAACTGGAAAAACAAGGATATGAAATCATCGAAGTAATTGGCTGCTCAATGGGTGCTGTTGTTGGGGGTATCTATGCAGCGGGGCAGCTACCGGAATACAAAAAATGGCTCACCAGTCTTTCCCGCAGGGATGTTTTTGAACTGCTGGATTTCACCTTCACCAAGCAGGGATTTATAAAAGGAGAAAAGCTTTTTGCCAAGCACCTGGAGGTAACCGGAAAATTCAGTATTGAGGATTTTGAAATTCCCTTTACGGCTGTTGCCACCGACATGAAGAACAACGAGGAGGTCCATTTTAAGTCGGGAGATTTATATAAGGCACTGAGAGCCTCCGTTTCTATTCCGGGATTTTTTGTTCCTGTAGTTGATAACGGCCGGGTGTTGGTAGATGGCGGCGTGCTCAATCCCCTTCCCATAAATCTTGTGGAAAAACGGGACGATGCTATCATTGTAGCGGTAAACCTGAACGGAAGGTACAATCCGGCATATGACAGAAAACCCGGCCCGGATCGTATTCAGGAAGTACAACAATGGTTTGAGAACCTGTTGCCTGATGCGGTAAGAGAAAAGCGGAAAAAGAAACAAAAAACAGAGCAGGAAGAAGAGTCTTTTTCACTCATTGAGCTCATGGACAGCACCTTCAGTTTTACCCAGGATCGGCTCACCGAACTGATGATCGATATCCATAAACCAGACAAGCTGATTGAAATACCCCGAAATGCCAGCGGCATGTTCGATTTTGATCACGCCAAAGAAATATTGGAAGTCGGCAGAGAATCGTATAATAAAGTCATGAATGAGTAA
- a CDS encoding alkaline phosphatase family protein: protein MAVIFIFIDGVGLGEKDSSNPFFENRYESFEILTDGHFSKEAKPVQQKDHLYKPIDANLGVEGLPQSGTGQTALFTGRNAAKEIGKHFGPFPHSGIKPFLKKESVFHGVKEMGKKPYFMNAYPPIFFEHAQKRNRWSCTTLMTKSADLKLNSTEDVLNETALTAEIVQNAWREKLGIDIPKITPNEAANRLLNVVPDYDLVLYEYYLTDKAGHNQSPEDAERVLKPLDEFLLQIIKEKRSSDTLVITSDHGNLEDLSTKTHTRNKVPLFILGEISADFDQVESLTDVKEIMLKSI from the coding sequence ATGGCGGTTATATTCATATTTATAGATGGAGTTGGGCTTGGTGAGAAAGATTCTTCTAATCCATTTTTTGAAAACAGGTATGAGTCGTTTGAAATTCTTACCGATGGTCATTTCAGCAAAGAAGCAAAGCCGGTACAGCAGAAAGATCATCTTTATAAACCGATAGATGCCAACTTGGGAGTAGAAGGATTACCCCAAAGCGGAACCGGGCAAACGGCTCTTTTTACCGGACGAAATGCTGCCAAAGAAATTGGAAAGCATTTTGGTCCTTTCCCTCACTCAGGGATCAAGCCTTTCCTAAAGAAAGAGAGTGTTTTTCATGGGGTGAAGGAGATGGGCAAGAAACCATATTTCATGAACGCTTATCCGCCCATCTTTTTTGAGCATGCTCAAAAAAGAAACCGATGGAGCTGTACGACGTTAATGACCAAAAGTGCAGACCTGAAGCTGAATTCCACCGAAGATGTTCTGAATGAAACTGCTCTTACCGCTGAAATTGTGCAAAATGCCTGGCGTGAGAAACTGGGCATTGATATCCCGAAAATCACCCCAAACGAGGCCGCAAATCGCCTGCTGAATGTAGTACCTGATTATGACCTGGTGCTCTATGAATATTACCTGACCGACAAAGCCGGCCACAACCAAAGCCCGGAAGATGCCGAACGGGTGCTGAAACCGCTGGATGAGTTTCTTCTGCAAATCATTAAAGAAAAGCGCAGCTCAGATACCCTGGTTATCACCAGTGATCATGGCAACCTGGAAGACCTCTCCACAAAAACACATACACGAAATAAAGTGCCCTTGTTTATATTGGGTGAAATCAGCGCAGATTTTGATCAGGTAGAAAGTCTCACTGATGTTAAAGAGATAATGTTGAAATCAATATGA
- the dtd gene encoding D-aminoacyl-tRNA deacylase — protein MKAVIQRVKSSSVMVDNEITGAIDQGLLVLLGIHEDDTDEQLEWMCNKIAKLRIFEDEEGKMNHSVQDVGGGILVVSQFTLYANADKGTRPSFIEAARPEKAQPMYEDMIEWFKTNTDLGIQTGEFGAMMNVKLENDGPVTIILEK, from the coding sequence ATGAAAGCAGTTATTCAGCGCGTGAAATCATCATCCGTTATGGTCGATAATGAAATAACAGGGGCCATTGATCAGGGACTTTTAGTATTACTTGGAATCCACGAAGACGACACCGATGAACAACTGGAGTGGATGTGTAACAAGATTGCCAAGCTACGAATTTTTGAGGATGAAGAAGGAAAAATGAATCATTCGGTACAAGATGTGGGTGGCGGTATTCTGGTGGTATCTCAATTCACTTTATATGCCAATGCTGACAAGGGCACAAGGCCAAGCTTTATAGAAGCAGCGCGACCCGAAAAAGCCCAACCGATGTATGAGGATATGATAGAATGGTTTAAAACCAATACTGACCTGGGCATCCAAACCGGAGAATTCGGAGCCATGATGAATGTGAAGCTGGAAAATGACGGACCGGTAACCATCATCCTGGAGAAATAA
- a CDS encoding YfiT family bacillithiol transferase has protein sequence MNNQFPIGKPSFSEDYTQEDLDQWLDDIALLPERIREEIDGCSDDVLLTPYRENGWTVRQVISHLLDSHLNTIVRLKTALTEDNPTIRPYKQDGWAHVDFQFEIPLELTLDMLENTHEMIVRIYQSLNENQWERTYTNPESGETFTLARSAYHYAWHSNHHLAHIRLVTQSEE, from the coding sequence ATGAATAACCAATTTCCCATAGGTAAACCTTCTTTTTCTGAGGACTACACTCAGGAAGATCTGGATCAATGGCTTGATGATATTGCTTTATTGCCAGAGCGTATCCGAGAAGAAATTGATGGATGTTCGGATGATGTATTACTTACTCCGTATCGGGAGAACGGCTGGACAGTCAGGCAAGTAATCAGTCATTTGCTTGATAGTCATTTAAACACCATAGTTCGTTTAAAAACAGCCCTGACGGAAGATAACCCCACGATTCGACCTTACAAACAGGATGGATGGGCCCATGTAGATTTTCAGTTCGAAATTCCATTGGAACTCACGCTGGATATGCTTGAAAATACCCATGAAATGATAGTTCGTATTTATCAAAGCCTGAATGAAAACCAATGGGAGCGAACCTATACGAACCCAGAATCCGGAGAAACATTTACGCTGGCAAGATCTGCTTATCACTATGCCTGGCATTCCAATCATCATTTAGCACATATCCGATTGGTTACCCAAAGTGAGGAATGA